The genomic region acacaacgtgtgattggtgtttggaatatgctgccacaggaggtggttatggccactaacctggatagctttaaaaagggcttggacagatttatggaggagaagtcaatctatggctaccaatctggatcctccttgatctgagattgcaaatgccttagcagaccaggtgctcaggagcagcagcagccgcagaaggccattgctttcacatcctgcatgtgagctcccaaaggcacctggtgggccactgcgagtagcagagtgctggactagatggactctggtctgatccagcaggctcgttcttatgttcttatgtttactatattgtttgttcatttgtgcCTATTTTCACAGTGTTCGTTTTCAGGCCATATAGAATAGCTAGCAAGAGCAAATAGGGCTGCCCACTCCGGAGTCGACAACTGGGCAGTTCTtcatgatttggggggggggatctcagaaGGGGTTAATGTCACATaacccaccctctgaagcagccccTTCCTCCTGGCAACTGAtccatctggagagcagttgaaATTCCATGATAACCCCAGGTTCTACCTGTAAGTTGGTAACCAAAGGAACAAGGACTGACCCATGatcatattcagaggtgggatccagcaggttctcaccagttcccgagagtgggttactaattatttgtgtgtgccgagagggggttactaattgggtctgcttttccgttagaaattccattaggtccaaaaatcataaagtcctgttgtttcctatgtggctggttagcgaaggtagaaaacgggataattctccctgttgggctgttttaaaaacatgttttagtaatatggtaaagttccttgtttaaggaaagtatccttcttttgatttctagaaacaaaattaagtatttgaaagtattaagtgtttgacaggcagtcaattagagaagaagtagttgtttctgttggcagtagacgataggacttgctataatgagtttaaattatggacagaaagataccagctggaaattaggaactttttttttacagtaagagttttttacagtaacagagaaattattaatgccccgcccccagaatgcctggtcacgcccccgttgtgccacgcccagccccattggcgctacgccattgtttgaatcccaccaccatgggaacctgttactaaaatttttggatcccaccactgatcatattCCTGCTCTTTAAATCAGTCCTTTTGCATCCTTGAAAGAGTAAATAGTTGAGACGGAGGACTCTATCGTAGTACAGAAGAGAAGTGATTAAAGAGAACATTTTATTGCAGCAGAcattattaaaaatgaaacaaaggcaggataaaaaatatactaaataattGCTCATTGAAGGACACACGCTCAGGAACATTTTCAAAGCTTTAAAATGGATGAAATTAAACCCTGAGTGAAAGGCGGCTTTCAGATGGACCATTATATAGGACAGagaataaattcaataaatgccTTGAAGCGCCTCTTGCTTGTTACACAGCGTGCGTGAGTCACTCCTGCCGCAAGGTCAATCCTTCTTTGCCCCATGCATCCTTTTACCCTGTAATCCCagatgggtggggggaaagcactcCAGACATGCTCAGAGACATTTCTTTTTGTACACACAATTGAGGCATTACATTGAGAATTTAGCCTGTCTCCAATGACCCAGTGCCACTGGCACACAAGCTTTCTTTCCACTTTCACTCTCTACCAAAGGCAGATGGCTAAtggcctccttccttttcccctaatgtcagaaggaaggggagaaaacaaCTTGCTAAAAATGTGTGCCTGTCCACCAGGGGGCACTACAGCCCCACTCTGTCCAGGACAGGTTGTCAGGTCCCCGGTGCGGTTTCTGCGCTGGGTGTCTCGGTGGGGCTACGTGACTTGGGACACATCCAgccctctcttccttctcttggGCGTTAGCTGGGCTATATAAAGAGGAAGCTACCTCCTTCTGAACCCGCTGCAAGCCCAGACAGCAAGGTTGTTGTTCTGAGTGTGGGGGAGGTTGAAGCTGGAATTTTCTTGCTGAGTCCTGGGACAGGGGAGTGATGGAGACACCAGCTGTCAGAGGGTGGAGGTCTCTTTGCCCTGAGTGATACTGTGCAGCTGATGATAACTCTGGGACTTGGTTTTTCTTCCCAGGTtcacacctgctgctgctgccatggcaaATATGGGATTCTTCCAGTTgctacagaagaaaaaagaagtaaGTTCTTTGCCCAAGAACTGCAGAGCTGATACTGGATAGATCGAGCCTGTGGTATCAGTCTTTCCTCCACATATAGAAGCATCACACTGATGCAAGTCAGCAGGAGGAGGGAGATGCTGGAAAAGGCGATGCTGCTCATCCTTCTCTTTATTCACGTCTTTCTTTAGAGGAGGGATCGTTACTTGAAGGGATTGTTAAATGCATCTTCCAGGATTTGTCAGAGAGACCACCATACTAAGGAAGCTCTACCTTCATTGTATCTTGCAGCTTATTCCTCTGATTACGTTTGTGAGCTTCGCCGGATTCGCGGCAGCCTTTTCTATGGTGCACGCCTTCAGAAAAAGTGATGTGATGTAAGCCCAAATGAATTGTTGTGGGATTGTATATACAGCTGTAGGATCGATTTGAGAATATGCGGCAAAAGATGAGCTTTGCATGCTTCCCGAAAGGCAGAACAAATTTGAGTGTTTCTAAAATTGTCTTTTAATGCAAAGGGGAAAGAGTTTTGAATTATACTTTAGAAAcatttactgttaaaaaaaatttttagctTCTATATTACAGTGAAAACTAGGAGCTCAGCTTAGCCAAAACTAAATATTTTTTCCAAGTGCCACTGATTTTAGTGGGAGAGTCACACATACACTTCAACCTCTCACATTgaagtctgggtttttttttaaaaatacttggaCTAAATTATGCTTGCAATATTTTACAGCACAAACATATTTTTCAGTCAACAATATACAGCACGGCTTTCATATTCACTTCTTCAAGGTGCATTGTTTGTACTTTGTTATTTAACATAAATTCAACTTTATCTATTTAATGTTAAATGATTCTGTTAAGAAATCATATTGTGATCTCTCATTTAGAGAGCAAtagtcccctatggtgttctttgtttggaatcagggcaacatttattagaaacaagggcatgggttgtaacttttaagttttggctgcgtctttgtttctgcactgaccctaacagtttgtccctgTTAGAAATGaaagagcttcagctttcgaaatggtgtgGGCTTACATATTGAAAAAGATCTTTCCTTTGGGCTCTCTACATGGGAGGCCCTACTGGAAATGCCTCCACCCACAGCATCTGGAGGATTTTACTCTAATCGTCTAAAGACTAGATTTATTTAATCAAGAAGTATCGAATTTCTCCTGGAGACAAGACTGCAAAAGCTCTTGCTCCTCTAATATTCTTTAGGATTATCATCTCTCAGAAATCAAGCCCTGCTATATATCCTGGAACAACTCCTGTTAACTATACAATGGCAGAATTGGATCTCATGACCTAAGAgcaaaggtgtaactcttttcccctCGAGTACATCTCTCAAGGGTCAATTGGCTTTACTAATATTCCACCAAAATGAAGCGTTTCTAGCCGATTCTTGTCCTGAagtacaactgattcactttctctaTATTTTTTGCTTTACTGTTTCAAAATATACAACAACATTAGAACCTTGATTTGAAAGACTGTAATAATGGGCAACAGGATTTTAATGCCCTTCCTTTCCACCCAGTGATAAGTTAAAAAATGGCTCAAGCTTCCTAAATAatttctaatgctgaaatctcggAAGGCTGTTGCTATGATTCTTTTACTCTGTATTACCTACTttaaagttgtgcaataatgaccttcttattgtatttggaattcttgacacacaccggttttatgcctaataaaggttctggaatgGTAAGACAgcaatagatagataaataatttCTTTTACTTTTGCCACATAGGTTTTCTTGGAAGTAAGAAATCActtctactgaaatcaatgggacttgcttccaaataGATATATTTACAATTAGGCTACAGTGTCCAATTTTGCAAAAAGGAAAAtcagattttgttttaaaaaaagaaaagctttgcTCTTTAACCAGGATGTTACGTATCTCCTACAATAAATACACCATTTCATTTTTAGTGTAGACAAACGTGGTAATCCCGAACCATGGGAACATGTGGATCCTACAAAACCCCAGAAGGTAAGGAAAGAACTTAACAAAGAAAGAAACTGCTCAGACGTAATaagcccctggtttatttatttatctatttacacCCCTCCTTTCTGTCCAATggaaaccaaagcagcttacatcattccgtAGTTTAACATCACAACAACtctgagaggtaggctaggctaagcATCTATATAACTGGCTCCAGAACACCCTAGTGTGCTTCCAAGGCAAAGTGGGGATTAGAACCGGGGTCTTCTAGATTCTAGAATGATTTTGTCATgtgctgtcaaaggctttcacagccagaatcaactggctggtgTAAATGTTTCAAGTGTGGCCGTGGTCGGATAGTTTTGGCTCTTCATGTtctgcccgcatctgtggctggcatcttcagaggtacgtcgcagtgagatgtgtttctgtcccaTGGagagaatccactttcaatgcactttgaagctggacttcactgtgcagaatggcaaaatccacttgcaaacaattgtgaaagtggactgaatgtgcattattctgcacttgcggaaggggcctctgtctcctgTTAGTGAAACTTGGAAATTCTTAACTTTGGCTATATCACGCCTATAATGATTAGGCAGTACCTCTTCATGCCATGACAGGATACTATATATAATCAGTACTGGAACCGGGGAGCAGATAGTGCTACATCTAGCATTTTGGTATTTCATTCTTTGGCGgtggttatttttaatttttttgtttgtctttttgtcTCTAAATTTTTGGTAGCTGATAACAATCAACCAGAAATGGAAGCCCATAGAAGAGCTGGAAAAGGTCCGGAAAATGGTGAAGTGATCCAGAAGCGGGCTTTCCAGATAACACTCTATGAATCTAGTGGAATCATTTCTGCACAAACTAGAGGATTGAAACCAGTGTGCGGAAATGCTTCTGCTACATTTCTAGagtctccctccattttttttttttttttggactctgGATGAGAACGTTCCGGTTTGGTTTGCAAGTTCCCCTTAAGGCATCCACGCAGTCCAGAAATAAAGAGCCAGTCATGCTTGCGACAGCCACGTTCGTTTTGAAGCACGGTGTTTGCCGTTTGACGTTCTAGCAGGAGGTAAAAGCCTTTCGTAAGCTTTCAAAGAGTTGTGTTATTCTTGTCTGAAGTGATGCTATGTTATTTGTGATGCTTTCAATAAACTTTGAGCGCCTGTTTGTTTAATGATGGAATCGCCTTTCTGTTCAATATGGGTAGGAACCAAATCTTGAATGCCACCCAGAGGACTGCACTTTACTGGAGCAGTTCTATTGAAACTGATTGGACTACTCGGGAAAAAGTAGCTTGATAGTTTCAGCCCcggcaattttttttccttgttaaGGATTTGGGctatttttccccttcttgcCACTTGGAgataatatctttttttttcttttcattttttgcaaATGCATAACCATCTTGTTTTGTTGAtgattttgcaaacatttcaaaaacGAACAAATACTGCAGAGATGCCATAAGTTTTCCATGCTGTCTCCTCCAAAGGGAATTTACCACTGTAAGTGATAGCCCCTGAACTCCTTTGCTGTTCAGAGAAGTGAGACACATGTAATTGTACTGTACGGAAGATTCAGGGTTGTACATCTCCAgcggggtatagtggttaagagcaagtggattctaatctggagaactgggtttgattccccactcctcctcctgagtggcagaggcttatttagtgaaccagatatgtttccgcactcctacattcttgctgggtgaccttgggctagtcacagttcttcggaaccctctcagccccacctgtctcacaaggtgtctgttgaggagagaggaagagaaggaagcttgtaagccactttgagtcttcttacaggagagtaaggtggggtataaatccaaactactactactactactactactactactactactactactcttcttcctctcagtcccacccatcttgttgtgagggaggaagggaaaggagtttgtaagccactttgagtctccttacaggagagaaaagggggatataatccaattcttcttcttcttcttcttctctcattttttttcttttactaaaagcagcCCAAGGCAAGCTCACCTAGAATGGAGGTGCAGTGCTAATGAAGGGAGGGCATTAACTTTCCCCCCGCCTCTGACACAAATAGCCCCCCTGAATTTAGGCACAGTATAGGGGAAAGGTGGATACAATTCAGGTAGTTAGAAAGAAAGGCATGCTGACTTCGGTGGGTAACTTTACTTcctaaaacatattttatttgtaaaAGAGAATATTAGCTGATGTCACACACTTTATTTTTATCTTGAGTGGCAGAATAACATCAGACAGTCTGGGAACAAGAAATGACTCGGCAGAATACAGGCACGCCATAGACAGAGATAACTTAAGTTATCTGAATTTCAAAAAGCTTGTAACTACTTGTAACCTCACTGTCAAGTTACCGTAATACCCACTTTGCACTGTGTATGACTTTCATTTCCTGCCTAATTTTTCCCACTTCCTCCTGCTCTGTCTACCTTCATTTTCTCTAAaagatattaatatttatatctttatttaggatatttctatgccacctcttcagagtcttGCTTACAGCGGCTTACCATTAAAACAACAtctgtgaagtgccatcaagtcccagtcAACTTATGATGACTCTAGCAATTCACTTAATATGAATGCCAATTATACTAATAACTCAGCATGTTGTGATTTGTAGTTAAATGTGACATGCAGGAGCAACCAAAAACATAGCACTGGAAGAGATGTGAAGAATTATGCCAGTGCTAAGTCTCTGATCTTTGATCTGCAGCAGGGTGTTCATATAAGACAGTCATCAATAAATCGTGACAGTGACCAGAGAACCAGAGATCAAAAGCCACAGACAGCAGTCTCAAATCAATTCAGCATAAGAACTgaagtggcacagtggttagagtgttggattcaGCCCccttataccaagaactccgatccagtctgttatcccaagccatagagtctatgattgattatactgaatcagataaagtagttatgcttt from Sphaerodactylus townsendi isolate TG3544 linkage group LG17, MPM_Stown_v2.3, whole genome shotgun sequence harbors:
- the LG17H15orf48 gene encoding normal mucosa of esophagus-specific gene 1 protein, with the protein product MANMGFFQLLQKKKELIPLITFVSFAGFAAAFSMVHAFRKSDVIVDKRGNPEPWEHVDPTKPQKLITINQKWKPIEELEKVRKMVK